The following are encoded together in the Bacillus cereus group sp. RP43 genome:
- a CDS encoding DapH/DapD/GlmU-related protein, which produces MRRTTRYPVSGENSLWNVYKTVSFWKVMKNFIIIQVARCTPFLSVKNWLYRTFLRMKVGKKTSFALMVMPDIMFPEKITVGDNSIIGYNTTLLAHEYLIREYRLGEIVIGNEVMIGANTTILPGVTIGDGAIVSAGTLVHKDVPGGAFVGGNPMRIIYTKEEMATREG; this is translated from the coding sequence GTGCGACGGACAACGCGCTATCCTGTTTCAGGAGAAAATTCATTGTGGAATGTGTATAAAACAGTTTCTTTTTGGAAGGTAATGAAAAACTTTATTATCATCCAAGTCGCACGTTGCACGCCATTTTTATCCGTAAAGAATTGGTTATATCGCACGTTTTTACGGATGAAAGTAGGAAAGAAAACGTCGTTTGCACTTATGGTAATGCCAGATATTATGTTTCCAGAAAAGATTACTGTGGGAGACAATTCAATTATCGGCTATAATACAACGCTTTTAGCGCATGAATATTTAATTCGTGAGTATCGGCTCGGAGAAATCGTCATCGGGAATGAAGTTATGATTGGAGCGAATACGACAATTTTACCAGGTGTGACAATTGGAGATGGTGCTATCGTTTCTGCAGGCACACTTGTCCATAAAGATGTACCAGGCGGCGCTTTCGTAGGCGGAAATCCAATGCGGATTATTTATACGAAAGAGGAAATGGCCACTAGAGAAGGTTGA
- a CDS encoding tetratricopeptide repeat protein: MGKNQRIYKENGQVISFNQLADFFYKKGMRAYKGQKLQDAIKYFRRAAQSEKEPFILCQLAIALSESGEYQESNQIFLKLVRSNPELEQCYYFIANNYAYMGLFQQAKKYAERYLEVAEEKEFVEDTLELLEIMEEEAMGAEEIEDEDELIVMQEEANRYIRNGQLEEAIATLEVVTKEYPEFWSGYNNLAIAHFQSGNVDQALKLTEMILEKNPGNMHALCNTLIFLYSIGEHKQVESLAGQLVSVYPISFEHRLKLGTTLATIGHFEPAYKWFKVLKRQGYEGDVSFYYWFAYSAYMVKEQQVAEKMWQHVVELHPDKKGKEPWNALNLADEGQNLLFEELRKSFQQGATLEEQMLALYLMNELSTPEKVGFFFDVTQAKNGVPIVSQLAKYFFLLNSHKSIPADLQQFEQCVRIADALYNYTKKDDELIEECLNFWFCTFIRLYTSGATFTNVYGWSAAIEYIVRGEQRNKMTQAELGDVYNVSVATVRKYVQAVKRTHT, from the coding sequence ATGGGGAAAAATCAAAGAATATATAAGGAGAACGGACAAGTTATCTCTTTTAATCAGTTAGCGGACTTCTTTTATAAAAAAGGGATGAGGGCTTATAAAGGGCAAAAATTGCAAGATGCAATTAAATATTTTCGAAGAGCAGCACAAAGCGAGAAGGAGCCGTTTATTTTATGCCAACTAGCAATAGCATTATCTGAATCTGGTGAATATCAAGAGTCGAATCAGATATTTCTAAAGCTTGTTAGATCCAATCCTGAACTTGAGCAATGCTATTATTTTATTGCAAATAATTATGCATATATGGGCTTGTTTCAACAGGCGAAGAAGTATGCAGAGCGATATTTAGAAGTTGCTGAAGAGAAGGAATTCGTAGAAGATACATTGGAATTGCTTGAGATTATGGAAGAAGAAGCAATGGGTGCGGAAGAGATTGAGGATGAAGATGAGCTAATTGTTATGCAAGAAGAAGCGAACCGATACATTCGTAACGGACAATTAGAAGAGGCGATTGCTACACTAGAAGTTGTTACGAAAGAATATCCAGAATTTTGGTCGGGCTATAATAATTTAGCGATTGCACATTTTCAATCAGGTAATGTAGATCAAGCGCTTAAGTTAACAGAAATGATTTTAGAGAAAAATCCTGGTAATATGCATGCGCTTTGTAATACGCTTATTTTTCTATATTCAATTGGAGAGCATAAGCAGGTAGAGTCATTAGCAGGGCAGTTAGTTTCGGTATATCCAATTTCATTTGAGCATCGTTTGAAACTTGGAACAACGCTTGCAACAATTGGTCATTTTGAACCTGCATATAAATGGTTCAAAGTATTAAAGCGTCAAGGGTATGAAGGAGACGTTAGTTTTTATTACTGGTTTGCATACTCTGCGTATATGGTGAAGGAACAGCAAGTAGCTGAAAAAATGTGGCAACATGTTGTAGAATTGCATCCTGATAAAAAAGGAAAAGAACCGTGGAATGCACTGAATTTAGCAGATGAAGGACAAAACCTTTTATTTGAAGAATTACGAAAATCATTTCAGCAAGGTGCGACGCTAGAAGAGCAAATGCTAGCTTTGTATTTAATGAATGAATTGTCAACACCAGAGAAGGTTGGATTCTTCTTTGATGTAACGCAAGCGAAAAATGGTGTTCCAATCGTATCGCAACTTGCAAAATATTTCTTTTTACTTAATAGTCATAAAAGCATCCCAGCTGATTTACAGCAATTTGAACAGTGCGTACGAATCGCGGATGCATTATATAATTATACGAAAAAAGACGATGAATTAATCGAAGAGTGTTTAAACTTTTGGTTTTGTACGTTCATACGTCTATATACATCTGGAGCGACTTTTACAAATGTGTACGGTTGGTCAGCAGCAATTGAATACATTGTGCGCGGCGAACAAAGAAATAAGATGACACAGGCAGAGCTTGGTGATGTATATAATGTATCTGTAGCGACTGTACGAAAGTATGTGCAGGCTGTTAAGCGCACACACACGTAG
- the trxB gene encoding thioredoxin-disulfide reductase produces MSEEKIYDVIIIGAGPAGMTAAVYTSRANLSTLMLERGIPGGQMANTEDVENYPGYESILGPDLSNKMFEHAKKFGAEYAYGDVKAIIDGKEYKTIIAGKKEYKARAIIVASGAEYKKIGVPGETELGGRGVSYCAVCDGAFFKGKELVVIGGGDSAVEEGVFLTRFASKVTIVHRRDTLRAQKILQDRAFQNEKVDFIWNHTIKEINDANGKVGSVTLVDVNSGEEQEVKTDGVFIYIGMLPLSKPFVELGITNENGYVETNERMETKVPGIFAAGDVREKMLRQIVTATGDGSIAAQSAQHYIEELVEELKTVTEK; encoded by the coding sequence GTGTCAGAAGAAAAAATTTATGATGTCATTATTATTGGTGCAGGACCAGCTGGTATGACAGCTGCGGTATATACATCTCGTGCGAATTTAAGCACACTGATGCTTGAGCGTGGTATTCCAGGTGGACAAATGGCAAATACAGAAGATGTAGAGAACTATCCAGGTTATGAGTCTATTTTAGGGCCAGACTTATCAAATAAAATGTTTGAGCATGCGAAGAAATTTGGTGCTGAATATGCATACGGTGATGTGAAAGCAATCATCGATGGTAAAGAGTACAAAACAATTATTGCTGGTAAAAAAGAATATAAAGCACGTGCAATTATCGTTGCAAGCGGTGCAGAGTATAAAAAAATTGGTGTGCCAGGTGAAACAGAACTTGGCGGCCGCGGTGTATCATATTGTGCAGTATGTGATGGTGCATTCTTTAAAGGGAAAGAACTTGTTGTTATTGGCGGCGGAGATTCTGCTGTTGAAGAGGGTGTGTTCTTAACACGCTTCGCATCAAAAGTAACGATCGTTCACCGTCGTGACACTCTTCGTGCACAGAAAATTTTACAAGATCGTGCTTTCCAAAATGAGAAAGTAGATTTCATTTGGAATCACACTATAAAAGAAATTAACGACGCAAATGGTAAAGTAGGAAGCGTAACACTTGTAGATGTAAACAGCGGAGAAGAACAAGAAGTTAAAACTGACGGGGTTTTCATATACATCGGTATGTTACCACTATCAAAACCGTTTGTTGAGCTAGGTATTACAAATGAAAATGGTTATGTTGAAACGAACGAGCGTATGGAAACGAAAGTTCCTGGTATTTTCGCAGCTGGTGATGTTCGTGAAAAAATGCTTCGTCAAATTGTAACTGCAACAGGCGATGGTAGTATTGCAGCGCAGAGTGCACAGCATTATATAGAAGAGTTAGTAGAGGAACTAAAGACTGTAACAGAAAAATAA
- a CDS encoding DUF368 domain-containing protein → MEWRNIYRGFCMGVSDLIPGVSGGTIAVVLGIYEQLLAAISGFFSREWKKHLAFLIPLAAGVAAAFLTLSHVIKYLLANHYEPTQFFFLGLIISILPMLMREADAKATFKGSHIVLLIIAAILVAITAFFKPDKAADPITTLTILNAIGLFFAGWMASMAMLLPGISGSFILLIIGVYPTAINALTTLNLPLIVVIGAGVMAGFVVSSKGISYLLDRYKSMTFAAIIGLVIGSIVIVFPGIPTGGISIVSSIITFILGFAIVTYFGKK, encoded by the coding sequence ATGGAATGGCGTAATATATATCGTGGATTTTGTATGGGCGTTAGTGATTTAATTCCTGGTGTGAGCGGCGGAACAATCGCTGTTGTGTTAGGGATTTATGAACAATTGCTCGCAGCAATTAGCGGATTCTTTAGTCGTGAATGGAAAAAACATTTAGCGTTTTTAATCCCACTTGCAGCTGGTGTAGCCGCAGCTTTTCTAACGTTAAGTCACGTTATTAAATATTTATTAGCAAATCATTATGAACCGACTCAATTTTTCTTCCTCGGTTTAATTATTAGTATATTACCGATGTTAATGAGAGAAGCTGATGCAAAGGCAACGTTTAAAGGTAGTCATATTGTCTTGTTAATAATTGCAGCAATTCTTGTTGCAATAACAGCATTCTTTAAACCAGATAAGGCAGCGGATCCAATTACGACGTTAACAATTTTAAATGCAATTGGTTTATTTTTCGCAGGATGGATGGCTAGTATGGCTATGCTTCTTCCTGGAATTAGTGGATCGTTTATTTTATTAATTATTGGTGTGTATCCAACAGCAATTAACGCTTTAACTACACTCAATTTACCGTTAATCGTGGTTATCGGTGCCGGTGTGATGGCCGGATTTGTTGTAAGTAGTAAAGGAATTAGTTATTTGTTAGATCGGTATAAAAGTATGACATTTGCGGCAATTATTGGGCTCGTTATCGGGTCGATTGTCATTGTGTTCCCTGGCATTCCGACTGGTGGCATTTCAATTGTAAGTTCAATTATTACTTTTATTTTAGGATTTGCGATTGTTACTTATTTCGGTAAGAAATAA
- a CDS encoding 8-oxo-dGTP diphosphatase has translation MQRVTNCVLIRDNEVLLLQKPRRNWWVAPGGKMERGETVRDTVVREYREETGIYLKNPALKGVFTFVIQEGDKVVSEWMMFSFLATDFAGENKLESEEGIIGWHTFDKIDDLAMAPGDYHIIDYLIKGNGIIYGTFVYTPDFELLSYRLDPS, from the coding sequence ATGCAAAGAGTGACAAACTGTGTGTTAATTAGAGATAATGAAGTACTCTTACTCCAAAAACCTCGCCGAAATTGGTGGGTTGCACCGGGCGGGAAAATGGAGCGTGGTGAGACAGTAAGAGATACCGTTGTTCGCGAGTATCGTGAAGAAACAGGTATTTATTTAAAGAATCCAGCATTAAAAGGGGTCTTCACTTTTGTCATCCAAGAAGGTGATAAAGTTGTTTCTGAATGGATGATGTTCTCCTTTTTAGCAACAGATTTTGCAGGAGAAAACAAATTAGAGAGCGAAGAAGGCATCATTGGTTGGCATACATTTGATAAAATTGATGACTTAGCAATGGCACCAGGAGATTATCACATTATTGATTATTTAATTAAAGGGAATGGTATAATCTACGGTACATTTGTATATACCCCAGATTTTGAGTTGCTTTCATATCGATTAGATCCGAGTTAA
- the rapZ gene encoding RNase adapter RapZ, whose product MTENNDIKMVIITGMSGAGKTVALQSFEDLGYFCVDNLPPMLLPKFIELMADSKGKMNKVALGIDLRGREFFEYLWGALDDLSERTWIIPHILFLDAKDSTLVTRYKETRRSHPLAPTGLPLKGIEAERGLLTDMKARANIVLDTSDLKPKELREKIVHLFSTETEQAFRVNVMSFGFKYGIPIDADLVFDVRFLPNPYYIPHMKPLTGLDEEVSSYVLKFNETHKFLEKLTDLITFMLPHYKREGKSQLVIAIGCTGGQHRSVTLTEYLGKHLKPEYSVHVSHRDVEKRKGH is encoded by the coding sequence ATGACAGAGAATAATGATATAAAAATGGTAATTATTACAGGGATGTCTGGAGCTGGAAAAACGGTAGCGTTACAAAGTTTTGAAGATTTAGGATATTTTTGTGTAGATAATTTACCACCGATGTTATTGCCGAAGTTTATTGAACTTATGGCAGATTCAAAAGGTAAAATGAATAAAGTAGCACTCGGTATTGATTTACGTGGCCGAGAGTTTTTTGAATATTTATGGGGAGCACTTGATGATTTATCAGAACGTACATGGATTATTCCTCATATTTTATTTTTAGATGCGAAAGATAGCACACTTGTAACTCGTTATAAAGAAACAAGACGTTCGCATCCACTTGCGCCAACTGGTTTGCCGTTAAAGGGAATCGAAGCTGAGCGTGGTCTATTAACCGATATGAAGGCGCGAGCGAATATCGTACTTGATACATCTGATTTGAAACCGAAAGAATTACGAGAGAAAATTGTTCACTTGTTCTCAACAGAAACTGAGCAAGCATTCCGTGTAAATGTTATGTCATTTGGATTTAAGTACGGAATCCCAATTGATGCTGATTTAGTATTTGATGTTCGTTTTTTACCAAATCCATATTATATTCCACATATGAAGCCATTAACAGGACTGGATGAAGAAGTTTCGTCGTATGTGTTGAAATTTAATGAAACACATAAGTTTTTAGAGAAATTGACGGATCTTATCACTTTCATGCTGCCTCATTATAAAAGAGAAGGTAAGAGTCAACTTGTAATTGCGATTGGATGTACAGGTGGGCAACATCGTTCTGTTACGCTTACAGAGTACCTTGGGAAACATTTGAAACCAGAGTATAGCGTTCATGTATCTCATCGTGATGTGGAGAAGAGAAAGGGCCATTAA
- a CDS encoding uridine diphosphate-N-acetylglucosamine-binding protein YvcK — MKKERKPKIVIMGGGTGLSVLLRGLKQYPVDITAVVTVADDGGSSGRLRDELEIPPPGDIRNVLVALSDVEPLVEALFQHRFTTGDGLKGHALGNLLLAGMTSITGDFYHAITETSKVLNVRGRVLPAANQSAVLHAELEDGEIVTGESKIPYFGKKINRVFLTPEDVEPLCETLTEIKRADLLVFGPGSLYTSILPNLVVNKIGDAVLAAKAKKVYVCNVMTQAGETKGYTAFDHVQALHDHLGKPFIDTAIVNNRDIPRELRNLYEEEMSEPVVLDTDRFAEHNIEIIQERLAKYDDRVVRHDTLKLASILYSLL; from the coding sequence ATGAAAAAAGAGAGAAAACCTAAAATTGTTATCATGGGAGGTGGAACTGGACTTTCTGTTTTATTAAGAGGATTAAAACAATATCCTGTTGATATTACAGCAGTTGTAACAGTAGCCGACGATGGAGGCAGTTCAGGTAGACTGCGTGATGAGCTAGAAATTCCACCTCCAGGTGATATTCGTAACGTACTTGTTGCGTTATCGGATGTAGAACCATTAGTGGAAGCTTTATTTCAGCACCGTTTTACCACTGGAGACGGACTGAAAGGGCATGCGTTAGGAAATTTACTATTGGCAGGTATGACTTCGATTACAGGAGACTTTTACCACGCGATTACAGAAACGAGTAAAGTATTAAATGTCAGAGGACGTGTATTGCCAGCAGCGAATCAAAGTGCGGTACTTCATGCAGAATTAGAAGATGGAGAAATTGTAACAGGTGAATCGAAGATTCCTTATTTTGGGAAGAAGATTAATCGTGTCTTTTTAACTCCAGAAGATGTAGAACCGTTATGTGAAACGTTGACGGAAATTAAACGGGCTGATTTGCTTGTTTTCGGTCCAGGAAGTCTGTACACAAGTATATTACCGAATTTAGTTGTTAACAAAATTGGAGACGCTGTTCTTGCTGCAAAAGCGAAGAAGGTATATGTATGTAATGTTATGACGCAAGCGGGCGAAACGAAGGGTTATACTGCTTTTGATCATGTGCAGGCGTTACATGATCATTTAGGTAAACCATTTATCGACACTGCAATTGTAAATAATCGTGATATTCCTCGTGAATTACGTAATTTATATGAGGAAGAAATGTCGGAACCAGTTGTACTGGATACAGATCGTTTTGCTGAACATAATATCGAAATCATTCAAGAGCGATTAGCGAAATATGATGATCGTGTTGTAAGACATGATACATTAAAGTTAGCTTCTATTTTATATTCATTGTTATAA
- the whiA gene encoding DNA-binding protein WhiA has protein sequence MSFASETKKELTNLEMKECCEKSELSALLRMNGSLSFSNRRLSIDIQTENAAIARRIYTLLKKGYDVTVELLVRKKMRLKKNNVYIVRLVEKSREILADLHIVRDDFSFIRNISQELIEKKCCKRSYLRGAFLAGGSVNNPETSSYHLEIFSLYKEHNDSICELMNGFDLNSKTLERRKGYITYLKEAEKITEFLNIIGAHNALLRFEDIRIVRDMRNSVNRLVNCETANLNKTIGAALRQIENIRYIDETVGLDILPDKLREIAQLRRDYQDVTLKELGEMVSGGKISKSGINHRLRKIDEIAEKLRAGETVAKK, from the coding sequence GTGTCATTTGCATCAGAAACAAAGAAAGAGTTGACCAACCTTGAAATGAAGGAATGCTGTGAGAAATCAGAATTATCGGCGTTGCTTCGAATGAACGGATCGCTTTCTTTTTCAAACCGTCGCCTATCTATCGATATTCAAACGGAAAATGCAGCAATTGCAAGAAGGATTTATACGCTTTTGAAAAAGGGATATGATGTGACGGTAGAATTACTTGTTCGTAAAAAAATGCGATTGAAGAAAAATAATGTATATATTGTGCGGCTTGTTGAGAAGTCTCGCGAAATATTAGCAGATCTTCACATTGTTCGAGATGACTTTTCGTTTATTCGAAATATATCGCAGGAATTAATCGAGAAGAAATGTTGTAAACGATCGTATTTACGCGGTGCATTTTTAGCAGGTGGTTCAGTAAATAACCCAGAAACATCATCTTATCATTTAGAGATCTTTTCGTTATATAAGGAACATAATGATTCTATATGTGAACTGATGAACGGATTTGATTTAAATAGTAAGACGTTGGAAAGAAGAAAAGGGTACATTACGTATTTGAAAGAAGCTGAGAAAATTACAGAGTTTTTAAATATTATAGGTGCTCATAATGCACTTTTAAGATTTGAAGATATTCGAATTGTTCGCGATATGCGTAATTCAGTAAATCGTTTAGTTAACTGCGAAACAGCTAATTTAAACAAAACAATTGGTGCAGCGCTAAGGCAAATTGAGAACATCCGCTATATTGATGAGACGGTTGGGCTTGATATTTTGCCAGATAAATTAAGAGAAATTGCACAGTTACGAAGAGATTATCAAGATGTAACATTGAAAGAGTTAGGTGAGATGGTATCCGGGGGGAAAATTAGTAAATCGGGTATTAATCATCGTTTGCGTAAAATCGATGAAATCGCAGAGAAATTACGCGCGGGGGAAACAGTAGCAAAAAAATAA
- a CDS encoding HPr family phosphocarrier protein produces the protein MVQKLVKVALKNGLQARPAALFVQEANRFHSDIFIEKDGKTVNAKSIMGIMSLAIGTGSMITITTEGSDAEEALEALAAYVQ, from the coding sequence GTGGTTCAAAAATTGGTTAAAGTTGCATTAAAAAACGGCTTACAAGCACGTCCGGCTGCGTTGTTTGTACAAGAGGCAAATCGCTTTCATTCTGATATTTTCATTGAGAAAGATGGAAAGACAGTTAATGCAAAGAGCATAATGGGGATTATGAGCTTAGCAATCGGAACTGGTAGCATGATTACAATCACAACAGAAGGTTCAGATGCAGAAGAGGCTTTGGAAGCATTAGCTGCATATGTACAATAA
- the clpP gene encoding ATP-dependent Clp endopeptidase proteolytic subunit ClpP: MNLIPTVIEQTNRGERAYDIYSRLLKDRIIMLGSAIDDNVANSIVSQLLFLESQDPEKDIHIYINSPGGSITAGMAIYDTMQFIKPQVSTICIGMAASMGAFLLAAGEKGKRFALPNSEVMIHQPLGGAQGQATEIEIAAKRILFLREKLNQILADRTGQPLEVLQRDTDRDNFMTAERALEYGLIDKIFTNR, from the coding sequence ATGAATTTAATTCCTACAGTAATTGAACAAACAAATCGTGGAGAACGCGCTTACGATATTTACTCTCGACTATTAAAGGACCGCATCATTATGCTTGGTAGCGCAATTGATGACAACGTAGCAAACTCAATCGTTTCCCAGCTTTTATTCTTGGAATCTCAAGATCCAGAAAAAGATATTCACATCTATATCAACAGCCCTGGTGGTTCTATCACAGCTGGTATGGCAATTTACGATACAATGCAGTTTATTAAGCCACAAGTATCAACAATCTGTATCGGTATGGCTGCATCTATGGGTGCATTCTTACTTGCAGCAGGTGAAAAAGGAAAACGTTTCGCTCTTCCTAACAGTGAAGTAATGATTCACCAACCACTTGGCGGGGCACAAGGTCAAGCGACTGAAATCGAAATCGCTGCAAAACGCATCCTATTCTTACGTGAAAAATTAAACCAAATTCTTGCTGACCGCACAGGTCAACCACTTGAAGTTCTACAACGCGACACAGACCGTGACAACTTCATGACAGCAGAAAGAGCTCTAGAATACGGTTTAATCGATAAGATCTTTACAAATCGTTAA
- a CDS encoding DUF421 domain-containing protein, whose translation MSHLPEWTLVILRSVFILIILFAITKWLGKRQISQLSFFEYIAGMTIGDIAAQVSTGLDSKFFHGVFAILIFAVVPFFTGILSLKNKTARDFFEGKSTVLIKDGKILEDNLKKEKYTSDELLELLRGKNAFSVADVEFAVLEPSGELNVLLKKDRQPLTAKDISLKVPNEKEPQTVIMDGNVLDEPLSASGHNRAWLHSELEKLGVVIENVFLGQVDSYGQLTIDIYNDKLQMPSPQNKPLLLASLKKCHADLELFSLETKSKSASEMYNKNAKQVETILNKVTYLLKE comes from the coding sequence ATGTCTCACCTGCCCGAATGGACACTCGTTATTCTTCGCTCTGTATTCATATTAATCATTTTATTCGCTATTACGAAATGGTTAGGGAAAAGACAAATCTCTCAGCTCTCCTTTTTTGAATACATAGCCGGAATGACAATCGGTGACATCGCTGCCCAAGTATCTACAGGGCTCGATTCAAAATTTTTCCACGGCGTCTTTGCAATACTCATTTTCGCTGTGGTACCTTTTTTCACAGGAATCCTCTCCTTAAAGAACAAAACAGCTCGGGACTTCTTTGAAGGGAAATCTACCGTATTAATAAAAGATGGAAAAATACTCGAAGATAACTTAAAGAAAGAAAAGTATACAAGTGATGAATTGCTTGAGCTTCTCAGAGGAAAAAATGCTTTCAGCGTAGCTGATGTTGAATTTGCTGTATTGGAACCGAGCGGAGAATTAAATGTATTATTGAAGAAAGATCGCCAACCACTCACAGCAAAAGACATTAGCTTAAAAGTACCAAATGAAAAAGAACCGCAAACTGTTATTATGGATGGAAATGTACTAGATGAACCTCTTTCAGCTAGCGGGCATAACCGCGCTTGGTTACATTCTGAATTAGAAAAACTCGGTGTTGTCATTGAAAATGTGTTTCTCGGTCAAGTTGATTCATACGGACAACTTACTATCGACATTTATAATGATAAACTCCAAATGCCTTCTCCTCAAAACAAACCTTTACTATTGGCATCTTTAAAAAAATGCCATGCTGATCTTGAACTATTTTCTTTAGAAACAAAATCGAAATCAGCAAGTGAAATGTATAATAAAAACGCGAAACAAGTCGAAACAATTTTAAATAAAGTAACCTATCTTTTAAAAGAATAA
- a CDS encoding DUF1657 domain-containing protein, translating into MTVIASVKTCLASVRGAQASLSSLSLNSQDEESKRVFHECMLEMDSVIADLKDRISVLEREEPQYKGF; encoded by the coding sequence ATGACTGTTATCGCTAGCGTAAAAACTTGTCTTGCCAGTGTAAGAGGGGCTCAAGCAAGTTTAAGCTCCCTTTCATTAAATTCACAAGACGAAGAATCAAAACGCGTATTTCATGAATGTATGTTAGAAATGGACAGCGTCATCGCTGATTTAAAGGATAGAATTTCAGTATTAGAACGTGAAGAACCTCAATATAAAGGGTTTTAA
- the spoVAE gene encoding stage V sporulation protein AE, giving the protein MIFFWAFVIGGLICVIGQLMFDVGKLTPAHTMATLVVAGAILDGFNLYEPLIDFAGAGATVPITSFGNALVHGAMEEAAKHGIVGVITGMFKVTSAGVSAAIIFGFIGALLFKPKG; this is encoded by the coding sequence ATGATTTTTTTCTGGGCTTTCGTCATCGGTGGACTTATATGTGTAATCGGACAACTTATGTTTGATGTCGGCAAACTAACACCAGCTCATACAATGGCAACACTCGTTGTTGCTGGAGCTATATTAGACGGATTCAATTTGTATGAACCATTAATTGATTTCGCCGGAGCTGGGGCAACTGTACCTATTACAAGTTTCGGAAACGCCCTCGTTCACGGTGCAATGGAAGAAGCTGCAAAACATGGAATCGTCGGCGTAATTACTGGTATGTTTAAAGTAACGAGCGCAGGTGTATCAGCAGCGATTATTTTCGGCTTCATTGGAGCATTACTATTTAAACCGAAAGGATAA
- the spoVAD gene encoding stage V sporulation protein AD, with protein MLQGHRTWVFENKPVIISTGVVGGPFEAKGNIPEDFDTLHEDLWLGQDSYEKAHKILFEEACSRATEKAKLRKDDIQFVLAGDLINQITPTSFACRTLGTPYLGLFGACSTSMEGLALGASIVNAKGAKYLLTGASSHNTAVEKQFRYPTEYGGQKPPTAQWTVTGAGAAILSDTGNGPRVTSATIGRVVDMGLTDPFNMGGAMAPAAVDTIEAHLRERQIDASYYDLIVTGDLGHVGREIAYDLLHKHGTKVKSEQFQDCGIIIYREGQPVIAGGSGPGCSATVVYGHLLNRMKRGEFKTILVVATGALLSPLTFQQEETIPCIAHAVSIEFGGATQ; from the coding sequence ATGTTACAAGGACACCGAACATGGGTATTTGAAAACAAACCAGTCATTATCTCAACCGGGGTAGTCGGTGGACCATTTGAAGCGAAAGGTAATATCCCTGAAGACTTCGACACCCTCCATGAAGATTTATGGCTTGGACAAGATTCTTACGAAAAGGCTCACAAGATTTTATTTGAAGAAGCTTGCAGCCGTGCTACAGAGAAAGCAAAACTTCGGAAAGACGATATTCAATTCGTACTCGCCGGAGATTTAATTAATCAAATAACCCCAACGAGTTTTGCATGTCGTACACTCGGAACACCTTACCTTGGATTATTTGGAGCTTGCTCTACTTCTATGGAAGGATTAGCGCTCGGCGCAAGTATTGTAAATGCAAAAGGCGCAAAATATTTATTAACTGGAGCATCAAGCCATAACACTGCCGTGGAAAAACAATTCCGTTATCCAACTGAATATGGTGGACAAAAGCCCCCTACTGCACAATGGACAGTGACCGGTGCAGGTGCAGCGATTTTAAGTGATACAGGAAATGGTCCAAGAGTTACTTCCGCCACAATTGGGCGAGTTGTTGATATGGGTTTAACAGATCCGTTTAATATGGGAGGCGCGATGGCTCCAGCTGCTGTCGATACGATTGAAGCCCATTTACGCGAACGACAAATTGACGCTTCTTATTACGACTTAATCGTAACAGGTGATCTTGGACATGTCGGTCGCGAAATTGCTTACGACCTACTACATAAACATGGAACAAAGGTAAAGAGCGAGCAATTTCAAGATTGCGGAATCATCATTTATAGAGAAGGTCAACCTGTAATAGCCGGCGGAAGTGGTCCAGGCTGTTCAGCAACGGTCGTATACGGTCACTTATTGAACCGAATGAAAAGAGGAGAATTCAAAACAATACTTGTCGTTGCGACAGGCGCTTTACTATCTCCACTTACATTCCAACAAGAAGAAACGATTCCGTGTATCGCCCACGCCGTTTCGATTGAATTTGGAGGTGCAACGCAATGA